Proteins co-encoded in one Candidatus Stoquefichus sp. SB1 genomic window:
- a CDS encoding alpha/beta hydrolase has protein sequence MKKKTLATAAILTGAMVGFASVTAIDLACKKRAPKKKKDDSVDPHIEKNLPWLKQQHFEDLEITSHDGLKLKAKLLKSDLDTDKVLIAVHGYRSYNLKEYAYYIKFYHDLGFHILMPDNRAHGESEGTYIGFGWLDRLDCIQWIHKMKEYFDKDLQIVLHGISMGSATVLMASGEELPSDVKCIISDCGFTSVLDEFEHELKQAHIPPALILPTATLLSKKRVGYSFKEASTINQVKKSKTPTLFIHGDQDDFVPTYMVYDLYNACAADKDLLIVEGAKHAQSYLVNQELCEKTIIEFMSQYVH, from the coding sequence ATGAAAAAGAAAACTTTAGCAACGGCAGCAATCTTAACTGGTGCAATGGTTGGTTTTGCGAGTGTCACTGCTATTGATTTAGCATGTAAGAAAAGAGCTCCAAAAAAGAAAAAAGATGATTCTGTTGATCCACATATCGAAAAGAATTTGCCTTGGTTAAAACAACAGCATTTTGAGGACTTGGAAATCACTTCTCATGATGGTTTGAAATTAAAAGCAAAACTTTTAAAATCAGATCTTGATACTGATAAAGTTCTTATTGCAGTTCATGGATATCGTTCTTATAATTTAAAGGAATATGCTTATTATATTAAATTTTATCATGATTTAGGTTTCCATATTCTCATGCCTGATAATCGTGCTCACGGAGAAAGTGAAGGAACATATATTGGTTTTGGATGGTTAGATAGATTGGATTGTATTCAATGGATTCATAAGATGAAAGAATATTTTGATAAAGATTTACAAATTGTTTTACATGGTATATCTATGGGAAGTGCAACTGTCTTGATGGCTAGTGGTGAAGAATTGCCAAGTGATGTCAAATGTATTATTTCTGATTGTGGATTTACAAGTGTTTTAGATGAATTTGAACATGAATTAAAACAAGCTCATATTCCACCTGCACTTATTTTGCCAACAGCGACACTTTTAAGTAAAAAACGTGTTGGTTATAGTTTTAAAGAAGCTTCAACAATTAATCAAGTTAAGAAATCAAAAACACCAACATTATTCATTCATGGTGATCAAGATGATTTTGTTCCAACTTATATGGTTTATGATCTTTATAATGCCTGTGCTGCTGATAAAGATTTACTGATTGTTGAAGGTGCAAAACATGCTCAAAGTTATCTTGTGAATCAAGAGTTATGTGAAAAAACAATTATAGAATTTATGAGTCAATATGTTCATTAA